A region of Ictidomys tridecemlineatus isolate mIctTri1 chromosome 4, mIctTri1.hap1, whole genome shotgun sequence DNA encodes the following proteins:
- the Ddx6 gene encoding putative ATP-dependent RNA helicase DDX6, with protein sequence MSTARTENPVIMGLSSQNGQLRGPVKPSGGPGGGGTQSQQQMNQLKNTNTINNGTQQQAQSMTTTIKPGDDWKKTLKLPPKDLRIKTSDVTSTKGNEFEDYCLKRELLMGIFEMGWEKPSPIQEESIPIALSGRDILARAKNGTGKSGAYLIPLLERLDLKKDNIQAMVIVPTRELALQVSQICIQVSKHMGGAKVMATTGGTNLRDDIMRLDDTVHVVIATPGRILDLIKKGVAKVDHVQMIVLDEADKLLSQDFVQIMEDIILTLPKNRQILLYSATFPLSVQKFMNSHLQKPYEINLMEELTLKGVTQYYAYVTERQKVHCLNTLFSRLQINQSIIFCNSSQRVELLAKKISQLGYSCFYIHAKMRQEHRNRVFHDFRNGLCRNLVCTDLFTRGIDIQAVNVVINFDFPKLAETYLHRIGRSGRFGHLGLAINLITYDDRFNLKSIEEQLGTEIKPIPSNIDKSLYVAEYHSEPVEDEKP encoded by the exons ATGAGCACGGCCAGAACAGAGAACCCTGTTATAATGGGTCTGTCCAGTCAAAATGGTCAGCTGAGGGGCCCTGTGAAGCCCAGTGGTGGCCCCGGAGGAGGGGGCACACAGTCACAGCAACAGATGAACCAGTTGAAAAACACCAACACAATCAATAATGGCACTCAGCAGCAAGCACAGAGTATGACCACCACTATTAA ACCTGGTGATGACTGGAAAAAGACTTTAAAACTCCCTCCAAAGGATCTAAGAATCAAAACTTCG GATGTGACCTCCACAAAAGGAAATGAGTTTGAAGATTACTGTTTGAAACGGGAGTTATTGATGGGAATTTTTGAAATGGGCTGGGAAAAGCCATCTCCTATTCAG GAGGAGAGCATTCCCATTGCTTTGTCTGGTAGGGATATCTTAGCTAGAGCAAAAAATGGAACAGGCAAGAGCGGTGCCTACCTCATTCCCTTACTTGAACGGCTAGACCTGAAGAAGGACAATATACAAG CAATGGTGATTGTTCCCACTAGAGAACTTGCTCTACAGGTCAGTCAAATTTGCATCCAGGTCAGCAAACACATGGGAGGGGCCAAAGTGATGGCAACCACAGGAGGAACCAATTTACGGGATGACATAATGCGTCTTGATGATACAG TGCATGTGGTGATTGCTACCCCTGGCAGAATCCTGGATCTTATCAAGAAAGGAGTAGCAAAGGTTGATCATGTCCAGATGATAGTATTGGATGAG GCGGATAAGTTGCTGTCGCAGGATTTTGTGCAGATAATGGAGGATATTATTCTCACGCTACCTAAAAACAGGCAGATTTTACTATATTCTGCTACTTTCCCTCTTAGTGTACAAAAGTTCATG AATTCCCATTTGCAGAAACCCTATGAGATAAACCTGATGGAGGAACTAACTCTGAAGGGAGTAACCCAGTACTACGCATATGTAACTGAGCGCCAAAAAGTACACTGCCTCAACACACTTTTTTCCAGG CTTCAGATAAACCAGTCGATCATTTTCTGTAACTCTTCTCAGCGAGTTGAATTGCTAGCCAAGAAGATTTCTCAACTGGGTTATTCCTGCTTCTATATCCATGCTAAAATGAGGCAG GAACATCGAAATCGTGTGTTTCATGATTTCCGAAATGGCTTATGCCGCAATCTTGTTTGCACTG atctgTTTACCCGAGGTATTGATATACAAGCTGTGAATGTGGTAATAAATTTTGACTTCCCAAAGCTGGCAGAGACCTATCTTCATCGTATTGGAAGATCag gtcgcTTTGGTCATCTTGGCTTAGCCATCAACTTGATCACATATGATGATCGTTTCAACCTGAAAAGTATTGAGGAGCAGCTGGGAACAGAAATTAAACCTATTCCAAGCAACATTGACAAGAGCCTGTATGTGGCAGAATACCACAGCGAGCCTGTAGAAGATGAGAAACCTTAA